The sequence GAAGACCATCTTTGTGTCCTTCGACTTCGCTCAGAGTGACATGCATTTTGAGCAAATTTTTCGAATTTTAAGTTATACGTTGTCAGGCAGAGCGAAGTCGAAGCCATCTCACATTTTACGATTAACAATTCACAATTATCTAGGAATCTCGACGGTTTCAATAATTTGCTTGATAATTTCAGAACTTGTAATTCCTTCCATTTCTCTTTCTGGCGCTACGATTACACGATGTTGTAAAACCGGAATAGCGGCTTCTTTGATATCTTCTGGAGTAACAAAGTCACGTCCGCGGATGGCAGCAAAACCTTTAGCGGCATTCAAAATAGCGATTGAAGCACGAGGAGAAGCACCTAAATATAAAAAGGCATTTTCTCTTGTATTCACTACAATTCGGGCAATGTATTCCAATAGATTTTGTTCTACTCTGATTTGTTTTATCAAGGCTTGATATTCTTTGATTTCTGCAGCAGAAAGCACCGCTTTTATAGCTTCTAATTTGCCATGATTTTCTAATAAATGCTCGCGCTGAATAATCAGGATTTCTTCATTTAATTTTGGATAATCAATTGCGATTTTAAATAAAAAACGATCTAATTGCGCTTCTGGCAAGCGATAAGTTCCTTCTTGCTCAATTGGGTTTTGAGTTGCGATTACTAAAAATGGCGCCTCTAATTGGTATGCCGAACCGTCAATTGTAATTTGGCGCTCTTCCATAACTTCAAAAAGAGCGGCTTGTGTTTTTGCCGGCGCACGGTTGATCTCGTCAATTAAAATTAAATTAGAAAAAATAGGTCCTTTTTTAAATTCAAATTCTGAACTTTTTAAATTGAAAATTGAAGTTCCTAAAATATCTGACGGCATCAAATCTGGTGTAAACTGAATTCTGCTAAAATCAATATTTACCGTTTTTGCTAGCAATTTTGCGGTGATAGTTTTGGCAACTCCAGGAACACCTTCCAACAAAACATGGCCATTTGACAAAATAGCAACCAAAAGCTGGTCGACCATTTTATGTTGCCCAACGATTACAGTTTCTATTTCCTTTTTGATGGCATTTACATGCTCTAAAAGTGGCGTTAAGTTTATTCTGGTTTCAAAATTCACATTTTCGTTTGTGATTTCGTTTTCTGTGATGCTATTTTCGTCCATGTCTTGGTATGTTTTCTTATGGTGAATTTCGGTTAAAAATACTAATGTATAACTTTTTCGATTGCATTATTAATTCGGATCAAATCTTCTTCAAGACTACCGTGATAACTTTTTCGATGTTCATTAATCAAAAAGACAAGCTCTTGAATGTCGGCAATGTTTTTTCCTGTTTTGTGTTGCAGTTTTTTAATAAAATCATCGTCAAGCTTTGTGGTGTCAATCAAATATTCGTTTCGCATTTTTTCAAGGAAAAAAATGATTTTTTTGTCGATAATATTCGTGTGATCACCTTCTTGATAATATAAATTTCCGATTGTTTTAGTAAAATCAACTGTTAAATTTGCCAATGGCTTCACGATCGGAACAATGCGTTGTTTTCGTTTGGCATTGAAAATAATGAAAATTAGTATTCCAAATATTCCAAACAAATAAGCCCATTTTAATGCTGGCTGACTAAAAATATAGCGCAACGGAGAACCTGAAACCGTTTCGTTGTTTTGTCCTTTTGTGTACCAAAAAACATCTCCTTTTGGAATCTGAGACAACAAATTTTCAACATATTGATAGTGATTATTTCGTAGCAGATGAAAATTTGTAAAAGCCGCAGGTTGCGTGTGCAAATAAAAAGAACCGCCGTTGTAATTGACTTTTATAAAATTGATATGCTTTTCATTTTTTGCTGTGCTTTGATAACCCAAAACAGTAGTTTCAGCCGTATCAATTTTAGAAAAATAATCCTCAATAGCTTGTTTAAAGATGTATTTTTTCTTGCTAGCCTTTGGATTTGCCATCCAAATTGTCGTATTATGAACAGGCTTCAAATCATTTTTAACTGTCAGATTTAAACTGTCTAACAAAATTTGTGGAAAAGTTCGCATGCTTAAAAACGCACTATTCCCACGCGACACAAAGTAAAAAAGCTCTTTTACAGATTGCTCGTCAATATCGCCGTTGTTGGCAATATTCATAAAAGTGCCTTTTATTCTGTAATCTTCAACTAAAGTATCTGGATTGTATTTTGAATCTAAATATTCGTAAGGCGTTACGGTTGAAATTCGTTCAACTTTCTGATTTTTTAAAACCTTATTGATTTCTTGATTAAATACAAACAGTCCGTACGGGATTTTGTCGTGTACAGAAAAAGTAGGTCGCCAGTCAATTGGTTTTGGCTCTTTTTTGCCAGTAAGCAAAATCAAGCCAAAAATAAAAACCAGAACTCCTAGGTAAATTTTTATAGATCTATCCATGGTTAAAGGTTTTTATCGCTTTTTTAAATCGGTTTTCGGCTTTCAAGAAAATGGGTTCATTAATTTCAAATTCACCGTACCAAATGTAATTGTACAAATAAGATAAATAAGTGAATTCTTCTTTATGAACCGGACTTTTGATTTCATATAAATAATCCGAATTGGTTTTTTCAATATCCCATTCGATGTAATTATTTTGTGCCATAACTTTTAGCAGCCACAAATAATAATATCGAATCGCAATTCTTTTTTCACCAGAATGAATATTTTCTGCAATCAGTTTTTCAAAATCCAAAAGATGAATATTCTTTTCTATATCAGAATAATAGATGTTCTTTTTTTGTGAATTTTTGCCAAAAATCCATTGTCCTTCTTTATTGATTAAAGCTTTTACAATCAAGAAAATAACAACAATAACTAGTAAACCTGCCAATACTTTAAAAAGAATCGCTACAAAATTTACTGACGATTTATGATCGCTGAAAGTGAAAATTTTACTGAATAAGCGGGCAAGCCATTCTAGAAAATCATCCCAGAGGGTTTTTTCTGGTGGTTTTACTTCATAAACAAAGTCTTCGCCTTTGTAGCGTTCTTTGAATTTTTTTTCAAAAGTTTTAGGTTCAACTGTTGCCGAATCGATTTGGATATCTTTCTCGGTATATTTTATCGAAGCCATTTTTGGCGGTTCTTCAGTAACAAGAGAATCTTGTGCATTTGAAAAACTGCAGCTGAAAACAAAAAGTAAAATGAAGAAAATTTTATTCATTATGGTTTCCGATTAAGTCAATTTAGGCTGGTAATTGTTGTGTTTTTTTGTGGACGATAAAAGGATAAACCAA comes from Flavobacterium sp. KACC 22761 and encodes:
- a CDS encoding MoxR family ATPase, which encodes MDENSITENEITNENVNFETRINLTPLLEHVNAIKKEIETVIVGQHKMVDQLLVAILSNGHVLLEGVPGVAKTITAKLLAKTVNIDFSRIQFTPDLMPSDILGTSIFNLKSSEFEFKKGPIFSNLILIDEINRAPAKTQAALFEVMEERQITIDGSAYQLEAPFLVIATQNPIEQEGTYRLPEAQLDRFLFKIAIDYPKLNEEILIIQREHLLENHGKLEAIKAVLSAAEIKEYQALIKQIRVEQNLLEYIARIVVNTRENAFLYLGASPRASIAILNAAKGFAAIRGRDFVTPEDIKEAAIPVLQHRVIVAPEREMEGITSSEIIKQIIETVEIPR
- a CDS encoding DUF4350 domain-containing protein, with the protein product MDRSIKIYLGVLVFIFGLILLTGKKEPKPIDWRPTFSVHDKIPYGLFVFNQEINKVLKNQKVERISTVTPYEYLDSKYNPDTLVEDYRIKGTFMNIANNGDIDEQSVKELFYFVSRGNSAFLSMRTFPQILLDSLNLTVKNDLKPVHNTTIWMANPKASKKKYIFKQAIEDYFSKIDTAETTVLGYQSTAKNEKHINFIKVNYNGGSFYLHTQPAAFTNFHLLRNNHYQYVENLLSQIPKGDVFWYTKGQNNETVSGSPLRYIFSQPALKWAYLFGIFGILIFIIFNAKRKQRIVPIVKPLANLTVDFTKTIGNLYYQEGDHTNIIDKKIIFFLEKMRNEYLIDTTKLDDDFIKKLQHKTGKNIADIQELVFLINEHRKSYHGSLEEDLIRINNAIEKVIH
- a CDS encoding DUF4129 domain-containing protein, whose product is MNKIFFILLFVFSCSFSNAQDSLVTEEPPKMASIKYTEKDIQIDSATVEPKTFEKKFKERYKGEDFVYEVKPPEKTLWDDFLEWLARLFSKIFTFSDHKSSVNFVAILFKVLAGLLVIVVIFLIVKALINKEGQWIFGKNSQKKNIYYSDIEKNIHLLDFEKLIAENIHSGEKRIAIRYYYLWLLKVMAQNNYIEWDIEKTNSDYLYEIKSPVHKEEFTYLSYLYNYIWYGEFEINEPIFLKAENRFKKAIKTFNHG